Proteins from a genomic interval of Quercus robur chromosome 9, dhQueRobu3.1, whole genome shotgun sequence:
- the LOC126701179 gene encoding probable LRR receptor-like serine/threonine-protein kinase At3g47570, whose product MPPQQTNLCASSCSIYLHVILLFSIWLLCLQPTITTTAPTNETDRLALLKFKESVTHDPYKILSSWNNSMHFCNWLGITCGRRHQRVTRLELPSYKLHGSISPYIGNLTFLMFIQLYNNSFYGEIPQKIGHLFRLQQLRLSRNMLEGEIPSSLSNCSNLMVIKFAANKLKGRIPSKLGYLMKLEELVIHENNLTGGIPPSLGNLSSVATLGIGRNNLGGNIPDAIGQLKSLIELYISISKLSGMIPSSLYNVSSLKIFQATDNQLNGTLPANMGINLPNLQVLALGGNEFSGPIPTSLCNATKLQIVDLNHNNILGSVPTTLGNLLDLYSLRLTNNSLGRSLKFLTSLTNCSKLDVMSLSMNRFGGVLPNSVANLSNQLTKLYLGENEISGTIPASLANLEKLIILSLDYNHFTGIIPASFRRLQKMQVLVLRGNSLSGEIPTFIGNLTELFKLFLDENLFEGTIPPSIVNCQLLQFLDISLNKLNGSITQHTGLSSLPLVFLNLSHNSFTGKLPFEVANLKNINELDVSNNHLSGEIPASIGNCLILEHLYLQGNSFKGAIPSSLASLRGLRRLDVSQNNLSGPIPKGLEMLPFLEFLNLSFNNFEGEVPTKGVFKNTSVISLIGNTNLCGGIPQLQLPKCPIKVTKPRSSIRLKLAIVITSLVLSFILFSFLFVLYWMKKSKKKSCSMIPTIDLLLNVSYKELYQATSGFSPNNLIGSGSFGSVYRGALDQEERLVAIKVLNLQHKGASKSFMAECNALRNIRHRNLVKILTCCSSMDYGGNQFKALVFEFMTNGSLDIWLHPEIPNNHQSRNLSLLQRLNVAIDVASAIDYLHNHSAQPIVHCDLKPSNVLLDHDMVAHVSDFGLARLLSITNGSSANQTSSIGIKGSIGYAAPEYGMSGEVSMEGDVYSYGILLLEMFLGKRPTDKMFKNDLNLHNFAKMGLSERVVQIVDPILLPREVVATPIAIVATREDNNDNEIHVYEDAQGSTANLSQMDANMHKCLVSILEIGLACSMESPKERMKMEEVTRELYLIKNAYLGSGIRSGISEILV is encoded by the exons ATGCCGCCTCAACAAACGAATTTGTGTGCATCATCTTGTTCTATATACCTTCATGTGATTCTTCTCTTTTCCATATGGCTACTTTGCTTGCAACCCACCATTACCACCACTGCTCCAACAAATGAGACTGATCGTTTGGCTTTGCTCAAATTCAAAGAATCAGTAACTCATGATCCATATAAAATATTGAGCTCGTGGAATAATTCTATGCACTTCTGTAATTGGCTTGGAATCACATGTGGCCGCAGGCATCAAAGAGTCACTCGCTTGGAGCTACCAAGCTACAAGTTACACGGATCCATATCACCTTATATTGGAAACCTCACCTTTTTAATGTTCATCCAACTCTATAATAACAGCTTCTATGGTGAAATTCCACAAAAAATCGGTCATTTGTTCCGATTGCAACAACTGCGTCTTAGCAGAAACATGTTGGAAGGAGAAATACCATCTAGCTTGTCCAATTGCTCCAACCTTATGGTCATAAAATTTGCTGCGAATAAGCTTAAAGGGAGGATTCCGTCGAAGCTAGGCTATTTGATGAAGCTGGAAGAGCTTGTGATTCACGAAAACAATTTGACAGGAGGGATCCCACCATCTCTAGGAAATCTTTCGTCGGTCGCAACTCTTGGTATTGGGCGCAATAATTTGGGGGGAAATATTCCAGATGCCATAGGCCAATTAAAAAGCTTAATAGAGCTCTATATTTCAATCAGTAAATTGTCAGGTATGATCCCTTCCTCTCTTTATAATGTGTCATCTCTCAAAATCTTTCAAGCTACAGACAACCAACTTAATGGCACACTTCCAGCGAACATGGGCATCAATCTTCCTAATCTCCAAGTTCTTGCATTGGGTGGAAATGAGTTCTCCGGGCCAATCCCTACTTCATTATGCAATGCAACTAAACTTCAAATAGTTGATTTAAATCATAACAATATTTTGGGATCAGTTCCAACCACTTTGGGAAATCTTTTGGATCTTTACTCTCTACGTTTGACTAACAACAGTTTAGGAAGGAGCTTGAAATTCTTAACATCTTTGACAAACTGTAGCAAACTGGACGTCATGAGTTTAAGTATGAACCGATTTGGAGGCGTTTTGCCCAATTCTGTAGCCAACTTGTCAAACCAACTCACTAAATTATACTTGGGAGAAAATGAAATATCTGGAACTATTCCTGCATCATTAGCGAACCTCGAGAAATTAATTATCTTGAGCTTAGATTATAATCACTTCACAGGAATCATTCCAGCTAGTTTCAGGAGACTTCAGAAGATGCAAGTATTGGTTTTAAGAGGAAACAGTTTGTCTGGAGAAATACCAACCTTTATAGGCAACCTTACTGAGTTGTTCAAACTCTTTTTAGATGAAAACCTATTTGAAGGAACCATACCTCCAAGTATTGTAAATTGCCAACTTTTGCAGTTCTTAGACATTTCATTAAATAAACTTAATGGATCCATAACTCAGCATACTGGTCTTTCTTCCCTTCCACTAGTATTCCTCAATTTGTCACATAACTCATTTACTGGCAAACTTCCATTTGAAGTTGCTAATctgaaaaatattaatgaactgGATGTCTCTAACAATCATTTGTCTGGTGAAATTCCAGCATCTATAGGAAATTGTTTGATCTTGGAACATCTTTACTTGCAAGGGAACTCCTTCAAAGGAGCCATACCATCATCTTTGGCTTCTTTGAGAGGTCTTCGACGTCTAGatgtttcacaaaataaccTATCAGGACCCATTCCAAAGGGTTTAGAGATGCTTccctttttagaatttttgaatCTTTCATTCAATAATTTTGAGGGTGAGGTACCAACTAAAGGGGTTTTCAAAAACACAAGTGTTATATCATTGATTGGAAATACTAACCTTTGTGGTGGTATACCACAATTGCAGTTGCCAAAATGCCCTATAAAAGTCACGAAACCAAGAAGTTCCATTCGATTGAAACTAGCAATTGTAATTACTTCCCTTGTACTAtctttcattttgttttcattcctttttgttctttattggatgaaaaaatcaaaaaagaaatcatgTTCTATGATTCCAACAATAGACCTCCTTCTAAATGTGTCATACAAAGAACTCTATCAAGCAACTAGTGGATTTTCTCCAAATAATTTAATTGGGTCAGGTAGTTTTGGATCTGTATATAGAGGAGCACTTGATCAAGAAGAAAGACTAGTTGCTATAAAGGTCCTTAACCTTCAACACAAGGGAGCTTCCAAAAGTTTCATGGCTGAATGTAATGCATTACGAAATATCAGGCATCGAAATCTTGTTAAGATATTAACATGTTGCTCTAGCATGGATTATGGTGGAAATCAATTCAAAGCACTAGTCTTTGAATTCATGACAAATGGGAGCTTAGATATTTGGCTGCATCCCGAGATACCCAACAATCATCAATCGAGGAACTTAAGCCTTCTTCAAAGACTAAATGTTGCAATCGATGTGGCTTCTGCAATAGATTATCTTCACAATCATTCTGCACAACCTATCGTTCATTGTGATTTAAAGCCAAGCAATGTTCTTCTTGACCATGACATGGTTGCTCATGTAAGCGATTTTGGTTTAGCGAGACTCCTCTCAATTACTAATGGTTCTTCTGCAAATCAAACTAGTTCAATTGGGATAAAGGGGTCAATTGGTTATGCAGCTCCAG AGTACGGCATGAGTGGCGAGGTATCGATGGAAGGAGATGTGTATAGCTATGGAATATTACTACTAGAGATGTTTCTAGGAAAGAGACCCACTGacaaaatgtttaaaaatgatCTCAATCTTCACAATTTTGCTAAGATGGGATTGTCGGAAAGAGTTGTTCAGATTGTGGACCCAATCCTTTTACCAAGAGAAGTTGTCGCAACGCCAATAGCAATCGTGGCAACTAGAGAAGATAATAATGACAATGAAATTCATGTATACGAAGACGCTCAAGGTAGTACTGCAAACTTGTCCCAAATGGATGCCAATATGCATAAGTGCTTAGTCTCAATCCTTGAAATTGGACTTGCATGTTCAATGGAGTCACcaaaagagagaatgaaaatggagGAAGTTACCAGAGAACTATATTTGATCAAAAATGCTTATCTTGGTTCTGGCATCCGCAGTGGAATTAGTGAAATCCTAGTTTGA